AGGGTTAGGGAAGCTAGAGTAGGCATGAAACTCACCATAGCTCAACCaagcaataaacaaaacaaaaaagagccGCTATTCagttcatttcaatcctttgCATACATGCAGCTGATGTAAAGGCCAGGTAGTTCAGCCATCATGTGCCCAGAGATAGTGTATGCCTGCAAGCAACACCATCCCAAAATGGGGCAGGAAGATGAGTTTGTCCAGCACACTGTTTgtacaatagttttttttttataggtagacTGTTGTACAATACCACACTATTGTACACTGTTTGTACAATAGTGTGGTATTCCATTCAAAGGGCTAAAATGATGAGAAAGAAACTCCAAACCAAGCATAATGTTCCCAAATCTTATCCTGGGCTTATTACCTCTCAACATGTCCTCCCAATGTCATTTATCAAATCTAAACAATAGAAATCTAACTTACCTTTCTACACTATTCTGGTACTACACtttaaagcaagaaacaaaacaatCTTAAAATTTAACAGACAGTATTTCAGGCAACCAATTGCAAACCTCCCGTTATACCTTAAGAAAGCCGCAAAAgctttcataaaatgatttcttATCACAATCTGGAAAGCCAAGATTGTGGACTTCGCAACATATTTTATAACCTTATTTGCTCATTTTGTTACACTCACTAAATTCACAGCCAAAGTTTATTAACAAAGAAATCTATAAACTTAGATTCACCCAAGGAATGTCCTTTATTTTAGCTTCTTTTACTTTCCCATTTAAGGTgatcaaaatccaaacaagaTTTGTAAGATTATTCCTCAGCCATATTTGGAAAAATCTAGCTGGGATACTGCACCATTACCTGATGGGTTTTTGCTGGGAACTTTGAGCCAGTTGGTAGTTCCTGAAACTTCCGCTTCAGTGGAGGCCGTTTCTCTGTCTCAGGATCTGAGATACCACTCAACTTTGGTTCTTTTCTTGGTACTGAAGTTGTAGGAGCAATTGTAGAAGTGACAGGAGAAGGCAACTGCCTAAGAGCCAAGGCAACTTGTTGTAACGGTGTGGCTTGAGGATATATCCCACCATATCCATTGTAACTTGTTCCACTAGATACTAAAGGCTGGGGATAGCCAATTACATTTCCTTGAGACTGCACACTGTTCAAATATCCTCCAGATTGTGTTACTAGTGCTTGAGGAAAACCAGGAGGGATCCCAGGGACTCCAACTGAGGAGACCAGGGGTGATGGTGTAGAGCCCATAGTTGCAGATGTCAAACCAGGAGCGGAACTTGTATTTACTTTTAGTTCATTCCCAGAACTCTGAACTCCAGCCAATAACTGCTGTGGAGGAGGAACGGCACTATAAACCTGCTGTGGGGGTTGAACAGCACTATAAACCTTACATGATGAAACCCTAAAGAGTTGGAACCACAGGTTATTTTCCAATAGAAATAACAAACTACAGTGCAAAACAAATGGTGTTATCAAGAACTGTTTGATAGAATTAGATATTCATGCAAAGACCACAGCTGATGCAATGCCGAACTCTTTAGATTACCACAAAAAAACTGAAGTTAAAACTTAAGCAGGTGAAATAAATGGTTTGTATTAGTAACATATTGAACATAGAAGTTTctacacaacaaaataaaatacaacaGCATAGAAGatggtgataaaaaaaaaggaaggaactGTATAACCCCATACCTACTAAACCCATACAATGCATAGAATAATTTACACCTAGCTTAATCCAATTACCTGGAAGCACCACACTCTACACTGATTGTATCTAACAAATTTTCAGCCAAACGCTTAGCATCTTCAAGACTTTTTGGATTATTGCTTGACAAAACTAAATGCAGTGGTTGCTGTCCTTCTGCCAGCATTATAAGAGTTAGACAATCAAAAGGCCTGTAGAAAGATCATATTTCATACAACAAGCTTGTACCTTCTCCATGTGAGCTTTCAATGTTTCCCGAACCACGTCCTCTTAGTAAGACAGTTGCTCCTGTTTCATTCATAATGTGATTTATATACTGGTCCTGCATGTACAAAACCGAACAGCCACCAGCACAAAAAACAATCTCTCCCAATTGTATGGAGATGTCAGAGAAAGCTAAAACATTAGAATCCCTCATCCTCATCAATGTGTAAAACAAAgttcaaaataacaaaacaaaagagaacaACATTTACcagaaatgtaaaaaaaaaaaaaaggaaaattaatcaGGAAAGAATAAATTGGATCAGAACATAATATTACACAAAAGCAATGTGCTAAGTTTAAATCTAACCTCAAAACCAGTTCTCTATAAAAATTTTAGGAGAGATAGAACTGACTTGCTCTATGCACAAAGAGAGGCACTCAggcatgcacacacacacacacacaaactaaCCATAGAGAACTACATTTCCATGGTCAAGttggaaaaaacaaaagaaaacaaagcaaaagggAGGGGAGATGGGAAGGAAAACAATATCTTACATTTGGTCCACATATACGAGCAGCAATGTTCAATGATGGGTCTGGttcaaagcccaaaaacacACTTGTGCTCAGTGCCTGAGTAACCAATAATCAATTAGAAAATTCATGTGTTGTAATCCTTATTAAGCCTTAACACAAAAATGCTTGCAATGCAGCACATCCCTACCTTCACTCCATTGCTTATAGCCAGATGAAAAGTGGAAGAAGCTGGCTGCAAACTCTGACCTTGCTTCAGCATTTCTTCAACCATGGCAGCAGCACGATCAACTGCTAGTATCCGTTCAGCTGTGTCTTTTAACTGCAGAGGCAATCGGGCAATACAAGGAAACCAAAGGCATTTATCTTTATCAATATGGCTCATATATCAAGGTTTATACAAAGGAGAAGTAAGTTTAACTGGCTCATGAGAATATAACCAATGGGACAAATATTCTGGTTTATTTCAGTTTCAATTTATAAAGTACTTAAGTTATTTGGTTCCTGTATTATGTAAAACATTTATTGTAGATCaaatttcttcttttgaatCTACGCTAGCCATGTTTTTCTGTAGAACCATCAACAGTTCATTTAACCATCTGTGCATGTTATAACTATCTGAGTATTCAAACAGATACAACATCAAAATGAACCAACTATTCTTACATAATTGTGCACAGCATAAATCACACTTACGTGAGCTCCAGCAGAGATATGAAGATATAATGGCTTTTCCCCATCAGGCGGTGCATTTGGTGGACGGTACTTACCCCTGAAACAGGAAATCAGATTCTGCATTACATTCATGATGGCCAAAAACCCCATTGAAGAGGCTCCCATAGAAATTCCTTTGAAGAACTACAAACCTAGTTATAACCACAGCACCTGTGCACTTTTGAATCTGCAAGTAAACTAAGTTGGTCAACCccatagaaaaataaaattaaaaaaaaaaaaaaagttttcaactaaattaaaaataataataaacaaattatcCAGTCATGCAAACTTGAAAATTAAGATTCACCTCCTCCTGCGTCTGCCGTTTTGTGAGCTTGTAACGAACGGAAGACTCAGCATCATTTATTACAATTTCTCGGGCTATTAACTCATCTTGAATCTTTAGCTATTTTCATTCGTAAAAATCAAAGGAGAAATGAGTAACAGATGAACATTCAAAATAAACAACAGATGACTAAggaagaaatataaaagaaacgATAATGAGTAGAAATCTTCAGTAAACTATAGTTCAACATTCACAATCATAATTACAGACCAGTGGCACTATATGTAACAGGAATTAATATTTCACATAgccaaaatattatttgtatgtCCCTTACATGGAATCATCGTTTTCAACCAGCTACACCATAGTATTCCATTCTTTTATGTGCACAGTGCATGCATAGCATTCTTTAAAAAGATACAACACTATATTTATCCTTGCCAATATgaaactaattatatatatatatatatatatatatatatatataatattttattaaaaatatagagGACAAAGCCCGGGTACAAGGCAGTGCAACAAATTAAGACCTACATTTAAGGAAGCAGAGTTTCAAGGAGGAGAACAATAAACATCCTcaaccaatcaaacaaagatcTAAGGAAGCAGAGTTTCAAGTGAAGTAAAGATACTTCAGCCCCGCTGATAAAACAAACTAATGGACTCAAACTGTCAAACAAAGACAACATTTTTATTGAAGGAGCTCAAACTAATGCAACAAAAGACAACATTTTTATTGAAGGACTTAAATACATCTGAAAGCTGGGCAGTAAGTTGTGACAgcaaacagaaaataaaatatattcaaacTAACACAGAGAAAAATCCCAAGTGACAAATCGTATTAAACATTGTACAAACAAAAGGATAATTGAAATAGATGTAGAAAACATGAATAAATGGTCTCCAAATTTGACAAAGGAACCAACACATCATTCTGTCTTACACAATATTGTGCATAACCcttcaattatattttatggGAAATCAGAgcaacttgaatttaaaaaataaaaataatatcctAATATTACCAAAGTGATGATTTCAAAATGTTCTTATATAAAtaatcacttttatttattGCCAAACCAAAATAAAGTCTGCTTGCATTTGGCATGGCAAATCACTTCATGTTATTAAAGcatttatatacatacataagAATTTCAATGAGATTgcatgtaacgacccaaggaaaagcacTAGCCACATTTgcactatacctcaaaaggattaatcacaattgaggctccttgtagttgttaataaagtccatatctacccagtaaatacccgatatGAGACTCAttacacacccacacacattacacaatcaatcaaatcggggcatcacaatctcccccacttaaatctctaacgtcctcgttaggcccactttgtggggtagtgtctccGAGCCCACACGAGGTTACCGGGCTGACTCTAATAtcatatgtaacgacccaagaaAAAGCgttagccacatctgcgctataccttaAAAGGACTAATCACAATTGAAgttccttgtagttgttaataaagcccagatctACCTAGTAAATACCCAATATGAGACTCATCacacatccacacacatcacacaatcaattaaattggggcatcacaatctcccccacttaaatccctaacgtcctcgttagggtccactttgtggggtagtgaCTCCGAGTCCACATGAGGTTACCAggccggctctgataccatatgtaacgacccaaggaaaagcgttAGCCACATTTGCGCTGTatctcaaaaggactagtcataATTGAGACttcttgtagttgttaataaagcccagatttacccagtaaatacccgatgtgggactcatcacacgcgcacacacataacacaattaatcaaattagGGCATCACATTGCTTTCATCCACAGCTGCACCCCaaatatttgatattaaaaaatagtatatataaaatatatgtgGGTGTGTGTAATTTGAGTTTGTCTCtagaagagaaacaaaattgtttCCCAAATACAGTTTGGTTGAAGCTTGAATATAACTCCAATTGTAAAGTATACCACAATGACAAATACTGCAGCAAAGTTCAACCAACATAAACCTGCTGAAGCCATCAGAAATCAATACAGACCCAGATAAGGTATCTCAATTGACTTACTTTAGGGACAATGGTGGCAGTGTGTTGCTGTATAGATGATGCCTGAAACACCTGTGGTATGGTTGCACAGCTAGCCACAAGAGGATTCATTAAAAGGGCACTAGAGACTGGAGTTACACCAGGAAGTGCAATCCCACCAAGGGCTATGTTGCCAAGTGGTAGGACCCCAGATAATGCTACACCAGCTGAAACAAAGGACTCTGCAGGTTGATCCCACTTTCTCTTCTTCCTGCAACACTGACTAAAAGTTAAATATTGCAAAATATTGCAGTGCTTATCATAACTAGGTACTGGCAAAGCACAAATATCGATTCCACTAAACGGAATAGTAATCTAGccaaaatgaaatatatatttaaattgattTGTGACAGTGCCATAAGGTAATAACAGTAGCAGCTGTATGGTAAAAAAAACGTGAATCATATCTAGACTTTCATGATTAATACGCTTTAAAATGACAGAATTTATGTACATCTTTCCATATCTGaattttcaatctcaaaagCTTATGCAGATGGTAAGGACTTCAGGGAAAATCAAGattaaataccaaaaaattcaagaattttgGTCTAGCTTCGATTGTGGGGCCTTCTTGGCAGCCTTCATGAGCGATTTTATTATTGAGTATTAGTATTATGTTTCTTTAGCTTAgaaatttgttgttttaataaagttttaccaaaataaaagtaGTTTGTTAATTTCTAGATTTTCTAAAATGGGCTGTGACAGGTTTTACTAGACCTATGAGTctccttttatgttttaggtccaTTTGGTATTTGGTATAAAAGTTCTTGATAAAATACCACTTGTTCCAAAAACTTAAGTTATTAGGAaaggatttctttttttcaaaaaataagttCTACACGCAACCAATGGGTCTTGAACCGACACCCTCACCCTCTATCCCATTATTATGGGAGGAGGAAGTACCAATTGAACTATAGCTCATATTTGGAAACtattaatttaatcatttaaccattattctaagaTTCTCCCCCATGTGTGGGTCCAAACTCCACCCTAATAGATAGTGCCCAACACATgagatttttcactttttaaatgggaggtagattGAAGAAAGGTTTCAAACTCAAGGCCACATGTTTTGATGCTAagataaattaccaattattccaaaaactcaagttgttaagaaattatgaatGTAACCAATATTCTAACAGTTCTCAattacttttctttattattagggCTGTCTTTCTAAGGAAAAGGTTAATTAGGAGTCCTAATCCTTCTAGGAGCAGTAGTGGCAATTAGTGTACACAGGAGTCTTTTATGCATTCattaaaagaaatagaaaatttgaatttaataaaattctaGTGGGTGTGATTGCCTTCTCCTTCCTAAGTGTGATTGCTTGGGAAACCTAGTGGGATTGCCTAGAGcttatctttctttgtttcttgttCTATTCATTGTTTTAACAAAAAAGAGAACCATCAAACTCATTCAAGATCCAATCTTCTTGTTACTTACTCTACCTAAACCTTAAAACATCAAACCCTATTCAAGGACCCTTCAAGATCACATCAAAAACGCTATTTTTGTGTTGAattccttataaaaaataaaataaaaaacctataTCGAAATTGGTTTCCGAGCCCATtaaggctgtgtttgttttagtgtaaaatatttttcgagtggaaaataatttcaggagaaaatattttcgggaaaggaaaattttagtgtaaaatatttttcgagtggaaaataatttcaggggaaaatattttcgggaaaggaaaatattttctagtgtcGAAAATCATGCGAATTTGAAACATTTCAATTCAACAACTTCCTTTTTCCTCTTAAGCAGaactaaacaaaacacacaGTTTATTACAAAACTATTATTTGCCTCAATTGCAAACTAATAACCATAGTCTCTTAAGCAAGAAAATCATAATATGCCCTCGAATTATGccataaaaaatgtaattttcttaGTTATTTCATAATCACATTCCATTGTAAATCCAAAAACCAACGAAAACCCAGATATCCCTCAATccctcattcaaaaaaaaaaaccaacaatttCATACATAAACGTAAAGACCccaaatccctaaaaaaaaaaactatctccCTCCAAAACAAAGAGAACCCAAATCCATAAAACAATGAGTACGAGAATAAATAATATgcaaacaaaatttaaagaatagaTTATTGAATTGAAGAGTACAGAAACTCAAACCTCTGCCTTGTTTGTGAGACATCCTCGGATGAAGAAACCTTAGCGCCACTCTCCtctgtcatttttcttttaagaaaaataaatgttttttgtttttgtttttgtttattttcttgtgtgAATCGGTGATGGGGAGAATTGGTAATGCGAATGGGGGGTTTGGCTGCGGTGCTGGTGACtgctgatttttctttttctttttccttttttttttttttaagaagttgtGGTAGCCAATGAATTAGCGCCACGTATACGAGTCACGtgaatttaatttgtaaatatgCTTTGAAAACTTATTTTGAGTGatggtgaattttgaaaatttaattttttgttcttattttttaaggtgtaagttaaattttatttaaattagatgttatttattatttgattaataaatttattttttatttataaatttagatcataaaaactttaaatttaaatctttaattattaatctttgattttttttttaattttgcaagaatgaaatatataaaataacatgcaatttaacggttatattttcaaaatttatatctaattatatatatataattttatatcaataataataattgtatatAAATAGTTAATATTAGGATGTTATGCACACTATTAATTCttgttacataatttaaatatttgacatAGTTGTaatgtttgaaaattatattaatttacttagaaaatttatttttgactatcatatgttttttttataggacTGTCATATTTACTTAAAAGGccatttttgttaatatttatagtaaatacatatatttaacaacatataaatatttgaaacttattttagtttatttaaagaaaattattttggaaaatagcATCTTTTGAATCTCATCGATTgagttttatttagaaatatatatatatatatatatatatatctcaaatacttttaaaacatttttatttaacaaaatatattttaaaaaaccatTATTAAGTGAAAATTGCcattgaaataatatttttaccgTTATTTCAAATACTACCCTTATTGTTTATCTGATTATCTCAACTCTCAAGTTCGTCTTCTACCtttttcagtcaaaaaaaaaaaaaaagttgatggTCTTAAAAATACTCACTTTCTGTGGTCAAGAAATGGAGTCAAagcccacccaaaaaaaatattaaataaaattaacacCAAATCACAGGACAAATATAATATAGGccaatcattaaaataaaaataaaaaaacaataaggcAGACCAAGTTGGAAATGAGAGAGGACAATCGGAATTAGTGTCGTAATAACTCATTGTTTTGACTAAAGAGTGGCGTCGTAACAGGGTATAGACAGACAGagcataaaagaaaaatatatagggGCATTCCGAGAATTGAACTCGGGACCTCTCGCACCCTAAGCGAGAATCATACCACTAGACCAAATGCCCTTTCTGTCTATTGTGAAACACAGATTTTAATTTCCctagtttttgactttttgttttgttttatttggctAAAACACTGTATTTCTTGCATTTGGTGaaacataaataatgaaaagaaaaaagaaaatac
This genomic stretch from Castanea sativa cultivar Marrone di Chiusa Pesio chromosome 1, ASM4071231v1 harbors:
- the LOC142611572 gene encoding protein RIK isoform X3, which produces MTEESGAKVSSSEDVSQTRQRKKRKWDQPAESFVSAGVALSGVLPLGNIALGGIALPGVTPVSSALLMNPLVASCATIPQVFQASSIQQHTATIVPKLKIQDELIAREIVINDAESSVRYKLTKRQTQEEIQKCTGAVVITRGKYRPPNAPPDGEKPLYLHISAGAHLKDTAERILAVDRAAAMVEEMLKQGQSLQPASSTFHLAISNGVKALSTSVFLGFEPDPSLNIAARICGPNDQYINHIMNETGATVLLRGRGSGNIESSHGEEGQQPLHLVLSSNNPKSLEDAKRLAENLLDTISVECGASRVSSCKVYSAVQPPQQVYSAVPPPQQLLAGVQSSGNELKVNTSSAPGLTSATMGSTPSPLVSSVGVPGIPPGFPQALVTQSGGYLNSVQSQGNVIGYPQPLVSSGTSYNGYGGIYPQATPLQQVALALRQLPSPVTSTIAPTTSVPRKEPKLSGISDPETEKRPPLKRKFQELPTGSKFPAKTHQAYTISGHMMAELPGLYISCMYAKD
- the LOC142611572 gene encoding protein RIK isoform X2, with product MTEESGAKVSSSEDVSQTRQRKKRKWDQPAESFVSAGVALSGVLPLGNIALGGIALPGVTPVSSALLMNPLVASCATIPQVFQASSIQQHTATIVPKLKIQDELIAREIVINDAESSVRYKLTKRQTQEEIQKCTGAVVITRGKYRPPNAPPDGEKPLYLHISAGAHLKDTAERILAVDRAAAMVEEMLKQGQSLQPASSTFHLAISNGVKALSTSVFLGFEPDPSLNIAARICGPNDQYINHIMNETGATVLLRGRGSGNIESSHGEEGQQPLHLVLSSNNPKSLEDAKRLAENLLDTISVECGASRVSSCKVYSAVQPPQQVYSAVPPPQQLLAGVQSSGNELKVNTSSAPGLTSATMGSTPSPLVSSVGVPGIPPGFPQALVTQSGGYLNSVQSQGNVIGYPQPLVSSGTSYNGYGGIYPQATPLQQVALALRQLPSPVTSTIAPTTSVPRKEPKLSGISDPETEKRPPLKRKFQELPTGSKFPAKTHQPAEPSADSSVRNVSTMPAPKKLVQSASNGMPIAQPRTMPPPPPPPKFTSSTPSVKWHDKNNILNKTKPDSVPDTLVGLMEYGEEDDDPEENYEEPLSGNSSAVAARKPFWAL
- the LOC142611572 gene encoding protein RIK isoform X1; this encodes MTEESGAKVSSSEDVSQTRQRKKRKWDQPAESFVSAGVALSGVLPLGNIALGGIALPGVTPVSSALLMNPLVASCATIPQVFQASSIQQHTATIVPKLKIQDELIAREIVINDAESSVRYKLTKRQTQEEIQKCTGAVVITRGKYRPPNAPPDGEKPLYLHISAGAHLKDTAERILAVDRAAAMVEEMLKQGQSLQPASSTFHLAISNGVKALSTSVFLGFEPDPSLNIAARICGPNDQYINHIMNETGATVLLRGRGSGNIESSHGEEGQQPLHLVLSSNNPKSLEDAKRLAENLLDTISVECGASRVSSCKVYSAVQPPQQVYSAVPPPQQLLAGVQSSGNELKVNTSSAPGLTSATMGSTPSPLVSSVGVPGIPPGFPQALVTQSGGYLNSVQSQGNVIGYPQPLVSSGTSYNGYGGIYPQATPLQQVALALRQLPSPVTSTIAPTTSVPRKEPKLSGISDPETEKRPPLKRKFQELPTGSKFPAKTHQDLKFLKPAEPSADSSVRNVSTMPAPKKLVQSASNGMPIAQPRTMPPPPPPPKFTSSTPSVKWHDKNNILNKTKPDSVPDTLVGLMEYGEEDDDPEENYEEPLSGNSSAVAARKPFWAL